In Zingiber officinale cultivar Zhangliang chromosome 8B, Zo_v1.1, whole genome shotgun sequence, a single genomic region encodes these proteins:
- the LOC122017031 gene encoding truncated transcription factor CAULIFLOWER A-like, translated as MGRGRVEVRRIENKINRQVTFSKRKAGLLKKAYELSVLCDVELSLIIFSSRGKLFDFSTASSLLKIIERYRRCSHNDIPSESLVSSNNEIQDNYQEFLRLKTRVEFLQRSQRNLLGEDLLSLNDKELDQLENQIEVSLSHIRSRKSQVITNQISELKCKENMLQESNITLRKKLQEIVADDFLDSSMQEGDNNYIDADQLEFQPLEGDPPVEIGSNPSMGLLNGEFTGMAEDVEEFVRQWM; from the exons ATGGGGCGGGGGAGGGTTGAGGTGAGGAGAATAGAGAACAAGATCAATAGGCAGGTGACCTTCTCCAAGAGGAAGGCCGGGCTGCTGAAGAAGGCCTACGAGCTCTCTGTTCTCTGCGACGTCGAACTCTCCCTCATCATCTTCTCCAGCCGCGGCAAGCTCTTCGACTTCTCCACCGCCTCCAG TTTGCTTAAAATAATTGAACGGTATCGAAGGTGTAGCCATAATGATATTCCTTCAGAATCCTTGGTCTCATCAAATAATGAGATACAG GATAATTATCAAGAATTCTTGAGGCTGAAAACACGAGTTGAGTTTCTACAACGTTCTCAGAG AAACTTGCTTGGTGAAGATCTACTGTCCCTAAACGATAAAGAGCTTGATCAACTTGAGAATCAAATTGAAGTATCTTTAAGCCATATCAGATCAAGAAAG AGCCAAGTAATTACTAATCAGATATCTGAGCTTAAATGTAAG GAAAACATGTTGCAAGAATCTAACATAACCCTGAGAAAGAAG TTGCAAGAAATAGTTGCCGATGATTTCCTCGATAGCTCAATGCAAGAGGGTGATAACAACTATATCGATGCTGATCAATTGGAGTTTCAACCTCTCGAAGGTGATCCTCCCGTGGAAATTGG ATCCAATCCCTCCATGGGCCTTCTGAATGGTGAATTTA